From Osmerus mordax isolate fOsmMor3 chromosome 7, fOsmMor3.pri, whole genome shotgun sequence:
GTCCATCATGATCAAGGTATCCAGGTTGAAAGTTCTTGAACCCACTCTATACTTGTAGACCAAACTAACTGGAGTTATGCGTGGTCTGAGGAGACCTCATGATGGTTCCATAGAAGGCTACAATGTTCCCTGTTCTCCTGTTCCCAGAGTAAGAACCTGGACTGGTTCCCTCGGATGCAGGCCATGTCTCTGGTGGTGACGGACCAGGATGGAGAGCAGAACGAGATGAGGAACCTGCAGGACAGGCTGACGTCCACCATGAGGGTGGTCCTGCAGCTTACCGGACAGCTCACAGAGCTCAAGGAACAGGTCAGACTCACTTCCTGGTCACCCTACTGCACACCTACCTCTGTTTGAAGGGGGATTGAGGGTTACCGTAGTATACAATAAGATTATAATCCCTACAGTAGGCCAGCCACTATAAAGGGATTATCTATCCAAGCTCAGGGAATAGATACATAGTCTTCCTGATATGGTCATGTGACATTGGGACTTTGTGTTTCCTGTAGATGAcggagcagaggaagaggagacagaggatggGCTTCGCAGACGTCCAATCAGCAGGCGGCGCCAACATGACCCCCAGTGCTGCGGGGGGGAACCATCAGATGTACAAACCATGACCGACGTCAAAACAATCTTCCTGCACATCTGCAATGACATCCTTCCTCATTTACAAATAATGACCTCATATCCTGTCCTTACATTTACAGACCATGACATCACATCATGTGTCCGCATCTACAACCATTTGTAGAGGCTGAGAGCCTGAGCCCTCTGCTAGAATTTAGCTCACgttgcctccccagcctctccttggTAGTGGTGTTCCTGTACTTTTACAGGAGTCGGACCACCAGCCTATCAGACGGCCCTCAGGCCTCCTGTCAAGAGCGTCTGCTAGCAGAGAGGACACCGGGACAGCAGGCTGTGTTCCAGTAGCAGTCTGCCAGTAGTGAGGCTGCTGCTCTGCTGCCAGCACCAGTCCTCTACCCCCTCATGCAGTAGAAGAACATTGTGTGTGATCATGCCTTCATGTCCCCAGAGCCATCTCTGTCCTGTCAGCAGACTGCTTCTGGGAGGTAGAGGACAGCATATGTCCTGCACTGTACAATAGTGATATTTATACATAGTGATCATCTCTCGTTActgctgtaggtgtgtgttcaccgggtgtgtgtgttgactccaGAGCAGGCTTAGGTAAACCACATGCCATGTTCAAAGATGTGGTCCGATGCTCTGGAGACTGACTTGTACAAACAGAGCACACTTGCTGAAATAAAAAAGCTAAAATAAACAGACCTGCTGTTTCACTTTGGTATTTTCCATGTGCATGAACAGACCCGAGTGCATTGCAGTAAGGTAGACTAACACGTTAACCATCTGAACAGCCATTAAGCTTCTAGCTCATTCCGAGAGGCCCATTGGCCGGAACGAGACAGGATGGAACGTGACCAGTAAGTTTAAAATAGGTTTATTTGACAAAATACATTCCACATTTAGTAAAACGAACAGTACAGAAATGTTTGTGGGTATACACAGAGGTATCTCTTTCGTAGCGCATGTTGGGTGGGACATTTTCCTAATTGTTTGTTAGTAAAATGAGATCATCGTAGCTAGAAGGCAAAGCAGTACATGGGCACACTCGTACGTTAATTGACATGCTCTGAATGCTTAGCGTTAGTCTGCTGAATAGAAATACCTCACCCCCTCTGGTCAGTCCTCAAACCATCTTTCTATCCACCTTTTTTTcaccctcgcacacacaaactaaatatAATTTTGCAAGGGAGTTAACtagaaacacatacatacatgctaaAAGTGGCTTTATCACATCAATGATGCAGAATAAGTCTTCCCTGACTGTAAACTCGCAGCTAGCCTCTTCCACCGAGCACTACAGTATGTCCAGCTCTGCTTTTCCCTTACTACCATCATTAGTATACAACCAACCTCAGATCTCTCCCTAAGAGTCACTGATCTGTCTTTAATGTCAGACTTGGGCTGTGCAAACATTTCATTTTAAAATCCTATTCCCTTATTATAATCCAATGTCCCACACGAAGACATTCTAACTGCATTTCATGTAAGATGTCCTAATAAAAAGGAAGAATGAAAGGTTAATCAAATGCTGCCTTTACCTGGTTAGGAAATATTGACCCATTGTTTGCTGTGAAAACATTAGAGAAAGGTATTTGGTAAAACTAGTTTTCACAGCAGCACCTTTTCACTACTACAACAAACCACTGTAAATATTAAAACATTTAGTGTTTAGCTTCAGTCTAAGGTTAACAAGGTTACCAACGCTTGTGCTCAGGGGGAAGTGATTGTCTTTTGCGTGCTGGTAGAGTGAAGGTCCGTGGTGTGTTGATTTAGAGGGTCACAACCGCAAACTTGTATAGAGATAAACACGCGGTTcagttcactcacacacacacacacacacacacacacactttgggctGGGGATCCTCCACAGAGGTCTAGGGGTAACCTGTGTAGGTGTGGTCTAAGGCTGGTCTGCATGGGGCTGGTGTGGCGGGTGGGGCAGGTGGTCTAGGTGTGGTCTTGGTCAGTCTCTAGCAGGCTCTCCTTGACCAGGTACTCCTGCAGGCTGGGCTGGCCGGCAGGGTCCACCCCGgcctcctgcagctcctgcagCAGGGCCTCCCAGCGCCGCTTGTCTCGCGACAGCTTCCAGGACAGACGCACCGTGATCTGCAGCAGCGGCACCAGCTGGGGGTGGACCTTGCTGGGCCGCACCGGCTCCTgagaagggggcggggccagctcCTGGAGGGCCAGGTCACAGTGCTCCACCGCttcctccagctgctccaccGCCTGGAAGCAGCACACCAGGCCCAGCACGGTGAACAGCCAGTGGGAGGCCTGCTGGCCCTCCTGGCCCAGCTTCTCCTGCAGCCTGCGGGCGTTGAGGAGAGGCCCCAGGGCCTCCTGGTGCTGCCCGACCCTGACCagggcctgccctgcctgcaggTCCCCCAGGTAGAAGAACTCCCTCAGGCAGGACGCCCCCCGCAGGCCCGGCAGGGAGTGCAGGTGGCTCAGGTACTGCTCGAAGGCACGGCTACGTTTGGCGATGGTCTCGGCGACATAGTTCCGACGCAGCTTCTTCCGAGGAAAACAGACACGCTGCATCTCGTCACCGTGGCGACGGCGCAGCCGGGCGTGCAGTCGTTCAAAGTCGGAGTAGCGCCGCGAGATCACCGCCGGCGTCTTGTCGGAGAGCCCCGATTGAATGACCAGGATGGTGTACAGCTGGAGGACGGAGTCAAGGAAACACCACCTTAGCACCTCCCCCAACCTAGTGAAACACCACATTAGAACCTCCCCCAACCTAGTGAAACACCACATTAGCACCTCCCCCAACCTAGTGAAACACCACATTAGAACCTCCCCCAACCTAGTGAAACACCACATTAGCACCTCCCCCAACCTAGTGAAACGTCCACCTTAGCACCTCCCCCAACCTAGTGAAACACCACATTAGCACCTCCCCCAACCTAGTGAAACCACATTAGAACCTCCCCCAACCTAGTGAAACACCACATTAGCACCTCCCCCAACCTAGTGAAACGTCCACCTTAGCACCTCCCCCAACCTAGTGAAACACCACATTAGCACCTTCCCCAACATAGTGAAACACcacaggaggtgaggagagacattTTCACTGTAACGCTCCTGGCTACTCCTCACCACATATTTGGATGTTCCATCTTGGACCACGCAGGCGTCAGTGACTTCAAACAGCAGCCTCCCCCCCTGCTGGGCCCCCGGCCCGCCCGGCCCCCCTGACCCGCCCAGACCCCGCAGGCTTCTCCAGCTCTCCTGCAGTTGCCGGGTCAGGAGGGAGGGGCCGGACGGGGACAGGCCGACTGGACTTGCGTCTGCAGACGTACAGGAATAAGGAACTGAGCATGCCACCGAGGCGGAAGCGAAAGCTGTTGGGGCTTGAACATGGTAGAGTACTGTGTTGCTGTTACAGTTGGTGGGTAATGTAGACAGTCTAATGTACTATAGGCTTAGGGTTCATGTACATGGTGTAGATCATGTAGGTGTGGCGTTACCTGTGCTGATGAATCCCTCGTCCAGAGACTCCCCCAAGAAGTCCGAGTCGCTGTCGGCCCCCgagccctccccccccgcctcctccgtctccccccctgAGCCGTCGAAACACAGAGTTCCACCTAGGCGCTCCGAGACGCACTCCGTGTCGTCCTCCAGCTCCGAGCTCTCTGGGAAGTCCTCCACGGCGTCCTCGTCTTTACACGCGTCCCCATCTCTGAAGAACGAGCGGCGGAGCCGGTCCAGCAGCCGGGAGGCCATACCATCAGACCACTGGGGAGGGTCGTCAACACAACGGTCACATCAGCTGACCAACAAGACACAGCTCATACAAACGTCACTGACACCTTTTCACAACTTGAAGCTTTAAATATGAAAGCAATTAATACACTTGCCCACATGATGGGGAAGTGAAAATCTAATAATAATGACTCTCTAATAACCTCCAAGAGTCCAGTATGTTTTAGATCCTTAAGTTTAAAACCTACGGAGAGCGCTCATCTTCTACCTACAGTACCTACATGGAGAAAAAAGTCTCGTAAGTCTGTTGTGTCAGCATAAATTCATAAGGAGGACAGTGCACACAACGGAAACGGCTGTGCTGTCGAGGAACAGGACGTGAGCACCGTTGACTCTTGCGTGATTTCTAGCGCATCAATAATTAGTTTCATATCACTCACTGTAACTAGACACTTaacgctacagtactgtatgggGCGGGGTCATCTAAAAGAAAGTTTAATTTTGACGATTACCTTTACGTTCGTTGTTTTAACAGacatgcatactgtacagtaccaaGCAACTTAAAATAAACGTAGGCCAAATTTCGTTCTTGCTATAAAGCCAACTGCATATATATAACAAACTAGCCAGCTGGAAACACATCTACTCCCAATTTAGCTAGTCTACAGCTGGTGCTGCTAAGCTACTGTATCGAGTCAACTTGACATAAGCATAAATATGCCCGCGACTGACAAGTTTTACTCCTCAGCTGGCTTGCTTTTTAACAGACCAAATTATCAGTTAGCAAACAAATATGCACTGGCTACTAACTAAACTAGTAAGCTACAAAaggagctactgtagctagctaacttattAGCTACCGTTAGCCACAAGTTGTTGTTATGTATGTAGCTTAATTGTAGAAAGCATTCAACAATTTAAAAAAGTGAGCTATTATAAACAATCCGCTTAAAAATGTACAGTTGCACAAAACAAACTCACCCATATGATGGTTCAGTAAAAACACCGTTATTTCATCAGCATGTCATCCCAAACTTGTGAGTGGGACGTGTGACTGTGTAGTCCTACCTCTCTTGTGGCTGGCCAAAGCAGTCTGTATGCAGTTGCAGTTGCTTACGCTAGGCGCCAGCAAATCTGTTGTGGAGATTTCATTTGCTGTTCCACCCACCGCCTCTTATAGGCGAGAATGTCAGGTGACAGGTAAAAGCTCGTTAAAGGGTGGATGTAAAATGACACCTGGGCCTACACCCAGGTGAGAATCTTCTGGTGAGAAAAATCACCAACGGATTACCAAGTTAGTTGACGAGCTCTTCCGCATCCAACATATAAGGTAAGATAATTCTATTTTGGCCACATAACTTTACCCTCACACGACTCAGTAAGTGAGCATGTGAGTTTTGGGGTTTATTGATGTTTGTAAGTAGGAGGCTCTTAACATCTTTGACAACTTGAGGTTATGTATAGAAAACATGACCCCATTTATGAGAACAGCATACCAACATGTCCACTCTGACTGTTGAAATCCTCTGTAGTTTGGACTGGTTTGTCAGGGTATTCAGAGAACCAGACAACTCTTTAAAGCAAAGACCATATGAGACAAAAGTCTGGTTGCAGTTTGTGAAACATGTTGGACGTGTTGTTCAGATATCAGAGGAGCTCAACATGACTAAAAGTATCATATTAGTTATGGTAGAGGAGAACCTGTGTGGTTGTAGGATGGTTCTATGATTCTAGTGTGGTCTGAGGTCTCCGGGCCATCCTGAAAGCAGGACGACTGGTTCTACTACACTTCGATGTATTTTGTTTACACTTTAAAGTTAGTCAGTAAATCTATTAAATCTGTCTCAACTTGCATGGAAAGCATTCAGTCTCATTGTCAACATCCCTGGCTGTGACCTTCAGTGAACCAAGTTTACATAGGAAATGAGGATTCCTAGTTCCCACACCCAGTTGTTGTGTTGAGGTAATGAAATTATTAACTCCTTTTGTCCAACTAGCCATGCCTGAGCCATGACGAACAGGAAGTGCTGACTACTCTTGTAGCTGCTCTCCCACTTGCTCTTTAGCCTCAGTTTTGATCCAaatgtctgtcttctctctttgCAGAAAGCCAGCCAGAAACATGCAgcacctctctgctcctccactcctcctcctcttctccctgctcctgctatGGGGCTCCTGCAGCGCCTTTAAGATTTGTGCCTTCAACACCCAGGGCTTCAACAGCACCAAGGCGTCCAAATTTCAAATCctgaacacactcacaaaggCGAGAGAAACTAGTTTTTGTTGGGTTCTCTATAAACGCTACCGACCTCATTTCCTCCCCTCGCCTGGGAAATCCCACATCTGAGCAGATGAATGACCGGGGCCTTAGTTTTCACCAATCCACTAATGTTAAATCACAGATTACATGAAAGCGGGAAAGAAGGAAGGTCAGGTTTATGGAGCATTCCACACCAGAACATCTCAGTATGATCAGCTTGTTGTTGTGTCTCCAGATCGTGTCTCGCTGTGACGTTTGCCTGCTGCAGGGGGTTAGGGACCCCAAGGGCAAGGCCACCAAGGCTC
This genomic window contains:
- the snx21 gene encoding sorting nexin-21, with the protein product MASRLLDRLRRSFFRDGDACKDEDAVEDFPESSELEDDTECVSERLGGTLCFDGSGGETEEAGGEGSGADSDSDFLGESLDEGFISTDASPVGLSPSGPSLLTRQLQESWRSLRGLGGSGGPGGPGAQQGGRLLFEVTDACVVQDGTSKYVLYTILVIQSGLSDKTPAVISRRYSDFERLHARLRRRHGDEMQRVCFPRKKLRRNYVAETIAKRSRAFEQYLSHLHSLPGLRGASCLREFFYLGDLQAGQALVRVGQHQEALGPLLNARRLQEKLGQEGQQASHWLFTVLGLVCCFQAVEQLEEAVEHCDLALQELAPPPSQEPVRPSKVHPQLVPLLQITVRLSWKLSRDKRRWEALLQELQEAGVDPAGQPSLQEYLVKESLLETDQDHT